In Puntigrus tetrazona isolate hp1 chromosome 22, ASM1883169v1, whole genome shotgun sequence, one genomic interval encodes:
- the LOC122327191 gene encoding R3H domain-containing protein 2 isoform X11, with amino-acid sequence MSESSLDTRSCDVMKVLESDAPHMADPPVTLSDPQHAPQNNDTHAQECVTDQSSSHQTQQLGQSAQAIKRSKSNGKLKLVRSLAVCEEPSPPPLRELTHEQEKIHIELSQSFEKDETSIKNEDSEKISEKPEKTDPLSKKTLSRDPSQDYTDSTGVNLHEFLVNTLKNNTRDRMMLLKLEQDILDFISNIESQKRKFPPMTSYHRMLLHRVAAYFGLDHNVDQTGKSVIINKTSNTRIPDQKFSEHIKDDKTDDFQKRYILKRDNSSLDQDDGRLRMRLKDDRRSKSIEEREEEYQRARDRIFAQDGQEHFPFDKRIQEDVTFINTQQRRQIFRLRDGHSGNSRQSSSENELKYSDPRPWSSTDSDSSHRNLKPAMTKANSFSGISLLIRGDSTASSKSTGKLSKTSQPFVNPDGSPVIYNPTLTSQQGRGQQPMALHPPPAPPPLPPPPQPQPANHLLAQSSAQPVQFAAVSCPPPPLLPGAFTQQYTVQQDSLSAQFSQMNLVRQPSGDAPDPHAALYPQSLVLQNPPPPPPPPAGYMLPSAGQPMSHAYPHPPAVNQALLQPHGYIPQQPVQQVSACYCAPGQYSHHSSQHYRAMTPVHYSAPQSQQTGFQTVMPAQAPSYQSMMGVQQTQNQSLVGSQAGMANQIQSVMVQYPAMPPYQVSVQQGSQSVPQAAYQQQIVLQGQTNQTPAPSASMQVYYSMMPPTQHSSISSTVGFLPPPGSEQMQFPRTTSPCGSQPITGQQCTAVPPPPPTGGVVMMQLSVPPSQQPRAPSPPHWKHNRYYKPSELPPQDTPQNIPQQLLSPSPSPAQSPGPAHLTSMKGPRPGHAPFPIMPQLSRPYAPGQGDGRYPPLIGQPLQYNPPIRPPLMHGSHVVNHHHHHHLHHHQGPVGVRHGMRSRRPAKKSLSTDMSTGEMDTGRVLEVTDLPAGISRVEADSILAELSKVGALIKWLPKPSSPSRSEGADVTNSDPPKPPPHDLASTYTILALFPSKNMAQNVLQKLSSSITKFKLRTSKEHNEQHTLARSSSQ; translated from the exons ATGTCTGAATCTTCTCTGGACACCAGAAGTTGTGACGTTATGAAGGTTCTGGAGAGTGACGCGCCGCACATGGCCGACCCGCCGGTGACCCTCAGCGACCCCCAACACGCGCCCCAGAACAACGACACACACGCCCAGGAGTGTGTGACGGACCAAAGTTCCTCCCATCAAACTCAG CAGCTCGGCCAATCAGCACAGGCTATTAAACGGTCCAAG TCCAACGGCAAGTTAAAGTTAGTGCGCAGCTTGGCGGTGTGTGAGGAACCGTCTCCGCCTCCGCTCCGAGAACTGACACACGAACAG GAAAAGATTCATATCGAGCTCAGTCAGTCTTTCGAAAAAGACGAAACGTCCATCAAAAATGAGGACAGTGAGAAAATCTCAGAAAAGCCAGAGAAAACAGACCCGCTGTCCAAGAAGACGCTCtcaagag atCCCAGTCAGGACTACACAGACTCCACAGGAGTAAACCTCCATGAGTTTCTGGTCAACACGCTGAAGAACAACACCCG GGACAGAATGATGCTGCTGAAACTCGAGCAAGATATTCTGGACTTCATTAGTAACATTGA AAGTCAGAAGAGGAAGTTCCCCCCAATGACATCATACCACAGGATGCTGCTTCACAGGGTGGCGGCGTATTTTGGATTGGACCATAATGTCGATCAGACCGGGAAATCAGTCATTATCAACAAAACCAGCAACACTAGAAT accgGATCAGAAGTTTTCTGAACACATTAAAGATGATAAAACAGATGATTTCCAAAAGCGGTACATCTTAAAGAGAGATAACTCCAGCCTGGACCAGGATGACGGCAGG ctgcGGATGCGTCTTAAAGACGACAGACGGAGTAAATCAATCGAGGAGCGAGAGGAGGAGTATCAGCGTGCCAGAGACAGGATCTTCGCCCAAGAT GGACAGGAACATTTTCCGTTtgataaaag AATTCAAGAAGATGTGACATTCATCAACACTCAGCAAAGACGACAGATATTCag atTGAGAGACGGGCACTCGGGAAACAGCCGTCAGAGCAGCTCCGAGAACGAGCTGAAGTATTCGGACCCTCGGCCCTGGAGCAGCACGGATTCAGACAGCTCCCACAGGAACCTGAAGCCTGCCATGACCAAAGCCAACAGCTTCAGCGGCATCAGCCTGCTGATCCGAGGAGACAGTACAGCCAGCAGCAAGAGCACCGGGAAACTGTCCAAAACCA GTCAGCCTTTTGTTAACCCCGATGGCAGCCCAGTGATCTATAACCCCACGCTGACATCACAGCAGGGGCGGGGCCAGCAGCCCATGGCTCTACACCCTCCCCCGGCCCCTCCGCCtctgcctcctcctcctcaacCTCAGCCAGCCAATCACCTTCTAGCACAG tcgTCTGCTCAGCCTGTGCAGTTTGCTGCGGTCTcttgtcctcctcctcctctcctgccTGGTGCTTTCACTCAGCAGTACACTGTG CAGCAGGACAGTTTAAGTGCTCAGTTCAGTCAGATGAATCTCGTCCGGCAGCCCTCGGGTGACGCTCCGGACCCCCACGCGGCCCTCTATCCACAATCCCTGGTGCTCCAGAAcccccctcctcctccgccTCCTCCGGCCGGCTACATGCTTCCCTCGGCGGGACAGCCCATGAGCCACGCCTACCCCCATCCCCCCGCCGTCAACCAGGCGCTCCTGCAGCCGCACGGATACATCCCGCAGCAGCCCGTGcagcag gtgTCGGCGTGTTACTGCGCTCCGGGACAGTATTCGCACCACTCCAGCCAACACTACAGAGCCATGACGCCGGTCCACTACAGCGCCCCCCAGAGTCAGCAGACGG GTTTCCAGACTGTCATGCCCGCTCAAGCCCCCAGCTACCAGAGCATGATGGGAGTTCAGCAGACTCAGAACCAATCGCTGGTCGGATCTCAGGCCGGAATGGCCAATCAGATTCAGAGCGTGATGGTGCAGTATCCCGCAATGCCTCCGTATCAG GTGTCTGTGCAGCAGGGCTCTCAGAGCGTTCCTCAGGCGGCCTATCAGCAGCAGATCGTCCTGCAGGGACAGACCAATCAGACGCCAGCGCCCTCCGCCAGCATGCAGGTGTATTACAGCATGATGCCGCCGACGCAGCACTCTAGCATCAG CTCGACCGTTGGTTTCCTTCCTCCGCCGGGTTCGGAGCAGATGCAGTTTCCCCGAACGACCTCCCCCTGCggctctcagccaatcacaggccAGCAGTGCACAG CAGTGCCTCCGCCGCCCCCTACTGGTGGTGTGGTGATGATGCAGCTGAGCGTTCCTCCGAGCCAGCAGCCGAGAGCCCCGTCCCCGCCGCACTGGAAACACAACCGCTACTACAAACCCAGCGAGCTGCCACCGCAGGACACCCCACAG AATATTCCGCAGCAGCTGCTAAGCCCCTCCCCCTCTCCGGCTCAATCACCTGGCCCCGCCCATCTGACCAGTATGAAGGGGCCTCGTCCTGGCCACGCCCcttttcccatcatgcctcaGTTGTCCCGCCCGTATGCTCCAGGCCAAG GTGATGGCAGGTATCCTCCTCTGATTGGGCAGCCCCTCCAGTATAACCCCCCCATCAGACCCCCACTAATGCACGGCTCTCATGTGGTcaaccaccaccatcatcaccatCTTCATCACCACCAg GGTCCTGTGGGTGTCCGGCACGGCATGCGCAGTCGAAGACCCGCAAAGAAATCACTGTCTACTGACATGAGTACAGGAGAAATGG ACACCGGCCGTGTTTTGGAGGTGACGGACCTTCCGGCCGGCATCAGTCGAGTGGAAGCGGACTCTATACTGGCAGAACTGAGCAAAGTCGGCGCTCTCATAAAATGGCTGCCCAAGCCCTCGTCCCCCAGCCGATCGGAGGGAGCGGACGTCACGAACTCTGACCCTCCCAAACCACCCCCCCACGACCTGGCGTCCACGTACACCATCCTGGCCTTGTTCCCGTCGAAAAACATGGCGCAGAACGTGCTTCAGAAACTCAGCAGCTCCATCACCAAATTCAAACTGAGAACTAGCAAGGAACATAACGAACAGCACACGCTCGCCAGATCCAGCTCTCAGTGA
- the LOC122327191 gene encoding R3H domain-containing protein 2 isoform X12 gives MSESSLDTRSCDVMKVLESDAPHMADPPVTLSDPQHAPQNNDTHAQECVTDQSSSHQTQQLGQSAQAIKRSKSNGKLKLVRSLAVCEEPSPPPLRELTHEQEKIHIELSQSFEKDETSIKNEDSEKISEKPEKTDPLSKKTLSRDPSQDYTDSTGVNLHEFLVNTLKNNTRDRMMLLKLEQDILDFISNIESQKRKFPPMTSYHRMLLHRVAAYFGLDHNVDQTGKSVIINKTSNTRIPDQKFSEHIKDDKTDDFQKRYILKRDNSSLDQDDGRLRMRLKDDRRSKSIEEREEEYQRARDRIFAQDGQEHFPFDKRIQEDVTFINTQQRRQIFRLRDGHSGNSRQSSSENELKYSDPRPWSSTDSDSSHRNLKPAMTKANSFSGISLLIRGDSTASSKSTGKLSKTSQPFVNPDGSPVIYNPTLTSQQGRGQQPMALHPPPAPPPLPPPPQPQPANHLLAQQDSLSAQFSQMNLVRQPSGDAPDPHAALYPQSLVLQNPPPPPPPPAGYMLPSAGQPMSHAYPHPPAVNQALLQPHGYIPQQPVQQVSACYCAPGQYSHHSSQHYRAMTPVHYSAPQSQQTGFQTVMPAQAPSYQSMMGVQQTQNQSLVGSQAGMANQIQSVMVQYPAMPPYQVSVQQGSQSVPQAAYQQQIVLQGQTNQTPAPSASMQVYYSMMPPTQHSSISSTVGFLPPPGSEQMQFPRTTSPCGSQPITGQQCTAVPPPPPTGGVVMMQLSVPPSQQPRAPSPPHWKHNRYYKPSELPPQDTPQNIPQQLLSPSPSPAQSPGPAHLTSMKGPRPGHAPFPIMPQLSRPYAPGQGDGRYPPLIGQPLQYNPPIRPPLMHGSHVVNHHHHHHLHHHQGPVGVRHGMRSRRPAKKSLSTDMSTGEMDTGRVLEVTDLPAGISRVEADSILAELSKVGALIKWLPKPSSPSRSEGADVTNSDPPKPPPHDLASTYTILALFPSKNMAQNVLQKLSSSITKFKLRTSKEHNEQHTLARSSSQ, from the exons ATGTCTGAATCTTCTCTGGACACCAGAAGTTGTGACGTTATGAAGGTTCTGGAGAGTGACGCGCCGCACATGGCCGACCCGCCGGTGACCCTCAGCGACCCCCAACACGCGCCCCAGAACAACGACACACACGCCCAGGAGTGTGTGACGGACCAAAGTTCCTCCCATCAAACTCAG CAGCTCGGCCAATCAGCACAGGCTATTAAACGGTCCAAG TCCAACGGCAAGTTAAAGTTAGTGCGCAGCTTGGCGGTGTGTGAGGAACCGTCTCCGCCTCCGCTCCGAGAACTGACACACGAACAG GAAAAGATTCATATCGAGCTCAGTCAGTCTTTCGAAAAAGACGAAACGTCCATCAAAAATGAGGACAGTGAGAAAATCTCAGAAAAGCCAGAGAAAACAGACCCGCTGTCCAAGAAGACGCTCtcaagag atCCCAGTCAGGACTACACAGACTCCACAGGAGTAAACCTCCATGAGTTTCTGGTCAACACGCTGAAGAACAACACCCG GGACAGAATGATGCTGCTGAAACTCGAGCAAGATATTCTGGACTTCATTAGTAACATTGA AAGTCAGAAGAGGAAGTTCCCCCCAATGACATCATACCACAGGATGCTGCTTCACAGGGTGGCGGCGTATTTTGGATTGGACCATAATGTCGATCAGACCGGGAAATCAGTCATTATCAACAAAACCAGCAACACTAGAAT accgGATCAGAAGTTTTCTGAACACATTAAAGATGATAAAACAGATGATTTCCAAAAGCGGTACATCTTAAAGAGAGATAACTCCAGCCTGGACCAGGATGACGGCAGG ctgcGGATGCGTCTTAAAGACGACAGACGGAGTAAATCAATCGAGGAGCGAGAGGAGGAGTATCAGCGTGCCAGAGACAGGATCTTCGCCCAAGAT GGACAGGAACATTTTCCGTTtgataaaag AATTCAAGAAGATGTGACATTCATCAACACTCAGCAAAGACGACAGATATTCag atTGAGAGACGGGCACTCGGGAAACAGCCGTCAGAGCAGCTCCGAGAACGAGCTGAAGTATTCGGACCCTCGGCCCTGGAGCAGCACGGATTCAGACAGCTCCCACAGGAACCTGAAGCCTGCCATGACCAAAGCCAACAGCTTCAGCGGCATCAGCCTGCTGATCCGAGGAGACAGTACAGCCAGCAGCAAGAGCACCGGGAAACTGTCCAAAACCA GTCAGCCTTTTGTTAACCCCGATGGCAGCCCAGTGATCTATAACCCCACGCTGACATCACAGCAGGGGCGGGGCCAGCAGCCCATGGCTCTACACCCTCCCCCGGCCCCTCCGCCtctgcctcctcctcctcaacCTCAGCCAGCCAATCACCTTCTAGCACAG CAGGACAGTTTAAGTGCTCAGTTCAGTCAGATGAATCTCGTCCGGCAGCCCTCGGGTGACGCTCCGGACCCCCACGCGGCCCTCTATCCACAATCCCTGGTGCTCCAGAAcccccctcctcctccgccTCCTCCGGCCGGCTACATGCTTCCCTCGGCGGGACAGCCCATGAGCCACGCCTACCCCCATCCCCCCGCCGTCAACCAGGCGCTCCTGCAGCCGCACGGATACATCCCGCAGCAGCCCGTGcagcag gtgTCGGCGTGTTACTGCGCTCCGGGACAGTATTCGCACCACTCCAGCCAACACTACAGAGCCATGACGCCGGTCCACTACAGCGCCCCCCAGAGTCAGCAGACGG GTTTCCAGACTGTCATGCCCGCTCAAGCCCCCAGCTACCAGAGCATGATGGGAGTTCAGCAGACTCAGAACCAATCGCTGGTCGGATCTCAGGCCGGAATGGCCAATCAGATTCAGAGCGTGATGGTGCAGTATCCCGCAATGCCTCCGTATCAG GTGTCTGTGCAGCAGGGCTCTCAGAGCGTTCCTCAGGCGGCCTATCAGCAGCAGATCGTCCTGCAGGGACAGACCAATCAGACGCCAGCGCCCTCCGCCAGCATGCAGGTGTATTACAGCATGATGCCGCCGACGCAGCACTCTAGCATCAG CTCGACCGTTGGTTTCCTTCCTCCGCCGGGTTCGGAGCAGATGCAGTTTCCCCGAACGACCTCCCCCTGCggctctcagccaatcacaggccAGCAGTGCACAG CAGTGCCTCCGCCGCCCCCTACTGGTGGTGTGGTGATGATGCAGCTGAGCGTTCCTCCGAGCCAGCAGCCGAGAGCCCCGTCCCCGCCGCACTGGAAACACAACCGCTACTACAAACCCAGCGAGCTGCCACCGCAGGACACCCCACAG AATATTCCGCAGCAGCTGCTAAGCCCCTCCCCCTCTCCGGCTCAATCACCTGGCCCCGCCCATCTGACCAGTATGAAGGGGCCTCGTCCTGGCCACGCCCcttttcccatcatgcctcaGTTGTCCCGCCCGTATGCTCCAGGCCAAG GTGATGGCAGGTATCCTCCTCTGATTGGGCAGCCCCTCCAGTATAACCCCCCCATCAGACCCCCACTAATGCACGGCTCTCATGTGGTcaaccaccaccatcatcaccatCTTCATCACCACCAg GGTCCTGTGGGTGTCCGGCACGGCATGCGCAGTCGAAGACCCGCAAAGAAATCACTGTCTACTGACATGAGTACAGGAGAAATGG ACACCGGCCGTGTTTTGGAGGTGACGGACCTTCCGGCCGGCATCAGTCGAGTGGAAGCGGACTCTATACTGGCAGAACTGAGCAAAGTCGGCGCTCTCATAAAATGGCTGCCCAAGCCCTCGTCCCCCAGCCGATCGGAGGGAGCGGACGTCACGAACTCTGACCCTCCCAAACCACCCCCCCACGACCTGGCGTCCACGTACACCATCCTGGCCTTGTTCCCGTCGAAAAACATGGCGCAGAACGTGCTTCAGAAACTCAGCAGCTCCATCACCAAATTCAAACTGAGAACTAGCAAGGAACATAACGAACAGCACACGCTCGCCAGATCCAGCTCTCAGTGA
- the LOC122327191 gene encoding R3H domain-containing protein 1 isoform X2, which translates to MSESSLDTRSCDVMKVLESDAPHMADPPVTLSDPQHAPQNNDTHAQECVTDQSSSHQTQQLGQSAQAIKRSKSNGKLKLVRSLAVCEEPSPPPLRELTHEQEKIHIELSQSFEKDETSIKNEDSEKISEKPEKTDPLSKKTLSRDPSQDYTDSTGVNLHEFLVNTLKNNTRDRMMLLKLEQDILDFISNIESQKRKFPPMTSYHRMLLHRVAAYFGLDHNVDQTGKSVIINKTSNTRIPDQKFSEHIKDDKTDDFQKRYILKRDNSSLDQDDGRLRMRLKDDRRSKSIEEREEEYQRARDRIFAQDGQEHFPFDKRIQEDVTFINTQQRRQIFRLRDGHSGNSRQSSSENELKYSDPRPWSSTDSDSSHRNLKPAMTKANSFSGISLLIRGDSTASSKSTGKLSKTSSDSSSSVGSSSGSLSRPTQLPLPGPVLSHSGRGFTVAPAAPPPAPAAQSATNANINTNPSFYIVPLDSSAIPPGSVLLNPQTGQPFVNPDGSPVIYNPTLTSQQGRGQQPMALHPPPAPPPLPPPPQPQPANHLLAQSSAQPVQFAAVSCPPPPLLPGAFTQQYTVQDSLSAQFSQMNLVRQPSGDAPDPHAALYPQSLVLQNPPPPPPPPAGYMLPSAGQPMSHAYPHPPAVNQALLQPHGYIPQQPVQQVSACYCAPGQYSHHSSQHYRAMTPVHYSAPQSQQTGFQTVMPAQAPSYQSMMGVQQTQNQSLVGSQAGMANQIQSVMVQYPAMPPYQVSVQQGSQSVPQAAYQQQIVLQGQTNQTPAPSASMQVYYSMMPPTQHSSISSTVGFLPPPGSEQMQFPRTTSPCGSQPITGQQCTAVPPPPPTGGVVMMQLSVPPSQQPRAPSPPHWKHNRYYKPSELPPQDTPQNIPQQLLSPSPSPAQSPGPAHLTSMKGPRPGHAPFPIMPQLSRPYAPGQGDGRYPPLIGQPLQYNPPIRPPLMHGSHVVNHHHHHHLHHHQGPVGVRHGMRSRRPAKKSLSTDMSTGEMDTGRVLEVTDLPAGISRVEADSILAELSKVGALIKWLPKPSSPSRSEGADVTNSDPPKPPPHDLASTYTILALFPSKNMAQNVLQKLSSSITKFKLRTSKEHNEQHTLARSSSQ; encoded by the exons ATGTCTGAATCTTCTCTGGACACCAGAAGTTGTGACGTTATGAAGGTTCTGGAGAGTGACGCGCCGCACATGGCCGACCCGCCGGTGACCCTCAGCGACCCCCAACACGCGCCCCAGAACAACGACACACACGCCCAGGAGTGTGTGACGGACCAAAGTTCCTCCCATCAAACTCAG CAGCTCGGCCAATCAGCACAGGCTATTAAACGGTCCAAG TCCAACGGCAAGTTAAAGTTAGTGCGCAGCTTGGCGGTGTGTGAGGAACCGTCTCCGCCTCCGCTCCGAGAACTGACACACGAACAG GAAAAGATTCATATCGAGCTCAGTCAGTCTTTCGAAAAAGACGAAACGTCCATCAAAAATGAGGACAGTGAGAAAATCTCAGAAAAGCCAGAGAAAACAGACCCGCTGTCCAAGAAGACGCTCtcaagag atCCCAGTCAGGACTACACAGACTCCACAGGAGTAAACCTCCATGAGTTTCTGGTCAACACGCTGAAGAACAACACCCG GGACAGAATGATGCTGCTGAAACTCGAGCAAGATATTCTGGACTTCATTAGTAACATTGA AAGTCAGAAGAGGAAGTTCCCCCCAATGACATCATACCACAGGATGCTGCTTCACAGGGTGGCGGCGTATTTTGGATTGGACCATAATGTCGATCAGACCGGGAAATCAGTCATTATCAACAAAACCAGCAACACTAGAAT accgGATCAGAAGTTTTCTGAACACATTAAAGATGATAAAACAGATGATTTCCAAAAGCGGTACATCTTAAAGAGAGATAACTCCAGCCTGGACCAGGATGACGGCAGG ctgcGGATGCGTCTTAAAGACGACAGACGGAGTAAATCAATCGAGGAGCGAGAGGAGGAGTATCAGCGTGCCAGAGACAGGATCTTCGCCCAAGAT GGACAGGAACATTTTCCGTTtgataaaag AATTCAAGAAGATGTGACATTCATCAACACTCAGCAAAGACGACAGATATTCag atTGAGAGACGGGCACTCGGGAAACAGCCGTCAGAGCAGCTCCGAGAACGAGCTGAAGTATTCGGACCCTCGGCCCTGGAGCAGCACGGATTCAGACAGCTCCCACAGGAACCTGAAGCCTGCCATGACCAAAGCCAACAGCTTCAGCGGCATCAGCCTGCTGATCCGAGGAGACAGTACAGCCAGCAGCAAGAGCACCGGGAAACTGTCCAAAACCA GTTCAGACTCTTCTAGTAGCGTAGGTTCCTCTTCCGGGTCGCTCTCTCGGCCGACTCAGCTGCCGCTCCCCGGCCCCGTTCTGTCCCACTCCGGCCGGGGCTTCACCGTGGCCCCGGCGGCCCCTCCACCGGCCCCGGCGGCTCAGAGCGCGACTAACGCTAACATTAACACTAACCCTAGCTTCTACATCGTCCCTCTGGACAGCAGCGCCATCCCGCCGGGCAGCGTGCTGCTCAATCCGCAGACAG GTCAGCCTTTTGTTAACCCCGATGGCAGCCCAGTGATCTATAACCCCACGCTGACATCACAGCAGGGGCGGGGCCAGCAGCCCATGGCTCTACACCCTCCCCCGGCCCCTCCGCCtctgcctcctcctcctcaacCTCAGCCAGCCAATCACCTTCTAGCACAG tcgTCTGCTCAGCCTGTGCAGTTTGCTGCGGTCTcttgtcctcctcctcctctcctgccTGGTGCTTTCACTCAGCAGTACACTGTG CAGGACAGTTTAAGTGCTCAGTTCAGTCAGATGAATCTCGTCCGGCAGCCCTCGGGTGACGCTCCGGACCCCCACGCGGCCCTCTATCCACAATCCCTGGTGCTCCAGAAcccccctcctcctccgccTCCTCCGGCCGGCTACATGCTTCCCTCGGCGGGACAGCCCATGAGCCACGCCTACCCCCATCCCCCCGCCGTCAACCAGGCGCTCCTGCAGCCGCACGGATACATCCCGCAGCAGCCCGTGcagcag gtgTCGGCGTGTTACTGCGCTCCGGGACAGTATTCGCACCACTCCAGCCAACACTACAGAGCCATGACGCCGGTCCACTACAGCGCCCCCCAGAGTCAGCAGACGG GTTTCCAGACTGTCATGCCCGCTCAAGCCCCCAGCTACCAGAGCATGATGGGAGTTCAGCAGACTCAGAACCAATCGCTGGTCGGATCTCAGGCCGGAATGGCCAATCAGATTCAGAGCGTGATGGTGCAGTATCCCGCAATGCCTCCGTATCAG GTGTCTGTGCAGCAGGGCTCTCAGAGCGTTCCTCAGGCGGCCTATCAGCAGCAGATCGTCCTGCAGGGACAGACCAATCAGACGCCAGCGCCCTCCGCCAGCATGCAGGTGTATTACAGCATGATGCCGCCGACGCAGCACTCTAGCATCAG CTCGACCGTTGGTTTCCTTCCTCCGCCGGGTTCGGAGCAGATGCAGTTTCCCCGAACGACCTCCCCCTGCggctctcagccaatcacaggccAGCAGTGCACAG CAGTGCCTCCGCCGCCCCCTACTGGTGGTGTGGTGATGATGCAGCTGAGCGTTCCTCCGAGCCAGCAGCCGAGAGCCCCGTCCCCGCCGCACTGGAAACACAACCGCTACTACAAACCCAGCGAGCTGCCACCGCAGGACACCCCACAG AATATTCCGCAGCAGCTGCTAAGCCCCTCCCCCTCTCCGGCTCAATCACCTGGCCCCGCCCATCTGACCAGTATGAAGGGGCCTCGTCCTGGCCACGCCCcttttcccatcatgcctcaGTTGTCCCGCCCGTATGCTCCAGGCCAAG GTGATGGCAGGTATCCTCCTCTGATTGGGCAGCCCCTCCAGTATAACCCCCCCATCAGACCCCCACTAATGCACGGCTCTCATGTGGTcaaccaccaccatcatcaccatCTTCATCACCACCAg GGTCCTGTGGGTGTCCGGCACGGCATGCGCAGTCGAAGACCCGCAAAGAAATCACTGTCTACTGACATGAGTACAGGAGAAATGG ACACCGGCCGTGTTTTGGAGGTGACGGACCTTCCGGCCGGCATCAGTCGAGTGGAAGCGGACTCTATACTGGCAGAACTGAGCAAAGTCGGCGCTCTCATAAAATGGCTGCCCAAGCCCTCGTCCCCCAGCCGATCGGAGGGAGCGGACGTCACGAACTCTGACCCTCCCAAACCACCCCCCCACGACCTGGCGTCCACGTACACCATCCTGGCCTTGTTCCCGTCGAAAAACATGGCGCAGAACGTGCTTCAGAAACTCAGCAGCTCCATCACCAAATTCAAACTGAGAACTAGCAAGGAACATAACGAACAGCACACGCTCGCCAGATCCAGCTCTCAGTGA